One region of Lujinxingia vulgaris genomic DNA includes:
- a CDS encoding ATP-grasp domain-containing protein: MIDDRRGAGLREWDVQVVTCAELPEPDADMAPLMAALELAGLRARRVVWDDASVDWGESSLTVIRSTWDYHRRRDAFVAWAQAVGERSQLLNPAEVVLWNTHKRYLLTLALRGVAAVPTAMIERGSCLKAGEICEDQGWRKIVVKPAVSAGSYQTHVMEAGAIDEEVVGALVAAEDVLVQPYIESVDTYGERSLIFIDGELTHSVRKSPRFAGQDESVSGPHPVEAAEREVGERALKAVGGEGLLYARVDLVRGADGAPMVAELELVEPSLFFNLCPAALGRYVEGVKRRLG; this comes from the coding sequence GTGATCGACGATCGACGCGGGGCGGGGCTCCGGGAGTGGGATGTGCAGGTGGTGACCTGCGCCGAGCTTCCGGAGCCCGACGCCGACATGGCCCCTCTCATGGCGGCGCTTGAGCTGGCAGGCCTGCGGGCCCGCCGGGTGGTCTGGGATGACGCGAGCGTGGACTGGGGGGAGAGCAGCCTGACGGTGATTCGCTCGACCTGGGATTACCACCGTCGACGCGATGCCTTTGTGGCCTGGGCGCAGGCTGTCGGGGAGCGCAGTCAGCTGCTCAATCCGGCGGAGGTGGTTTTGTGGAACACCCACAAACGCTACCTGCTCACGCTGGCGCTGCGGGGGGTGGCGGCGGTGCCTACGGCGATGATCGAGCGGGGCTCGTGTTTAAAAGCCGGGGAGATCTGTGAGGATCAGGGCTGGCGTAAGATCGTGGTCAAGCCGGCGGTCTCGGCCGGCTCGTACCAGACGCATGTGATGGAGGCCGGGGCGATCGACGAGGAGGTGGTCGGGGCGCTGGTGGCTGCCGAAGATGTATTGGTGCAGCCCTACATCGAGAGCGTGGACACCTACGGGGAACGCTCGCTGATTTTCATCGATGGGGAGCTCACGCATAGCGTGCGCAAGTCGCCGCGTTTTGCCGGGCAGGATGAGTCGGTGAGCGGGCCGCATCCGGTCGAGGCGGCGGAGCGCGAGGTTGGGGAGCGGGCGCTCAAGGCGGTGGGGGGCGAAGGTCTGCTCTACGCGCGGGTGGATCTGGTGCGGGGTGCAGACGGAGCGCCGATGGTGGCGGAGTTGGAGCTGGTGGAGCCGTCGCTATTTTTCAACCTGTGTCCGGCGGCGTTGGGGCGGTATGTGGAGGGGGTGAAGAGGCGGTTGGGTTAG